Proteins encoded by one window of Nicotiana tabacum cultivar K326 chromosome 10, ASM71507v2, whole genome shotgun sequence:
- the LOC107790712 gene encoding uncharacterized protein LOC107790712 isoform X1, with protein sequence MPLNRYQIRNEYSLADPELYKAADKDDPEALLEGVAMAGLVGVLRQLGDLAEFAAEIFHDLHEEVMATAARGHSLTVRVQQLEAEFPLIERAFLSQTNHSSFFYNAGTDWHPNLRIDQNMVTSGDLPRFVMDSYEECRGPPRLFLLDKFDVAGAGACLKRYTDPSSFKVETSSYTFTTSDVQREKKTRKSKKRGSRWRNGETPEVLPTSHAKLHQLFLEERIENGINVPAHRVKLKRKLNGFPFDPKTGKSYMNKFLEATLPEHRVVHEIGIDSSPLRLTSTDAYETSMDTEDIRPPSPDKEVMRRIKSASSSPSPPQSEESNALKTCLDEVVEDLYHDQIREISRPNQTLQSTDLLPSTHSIVDEKEIAMDGESRTEGSVGCESDDVASEIDNYVDALTTMESELETDSEQRARRDLHFLNSKNEVLRLSSSSEKLQTQSSDSHSMGNSTLSDDGNSYSKKEISSFSCSDSPSTSVESVLLESEISSKEAKTSDISYDRQSVNEETQLPQPPEHGDYDKRCIMVAREHSGSCDSVAGMRAETNEEFVAHGKSENPLASIAEDAADLHVSPPCAPIIFNAPERNGDDSPSRASIEDKLADDSIDGNLSVGENVSCASNPSDVPRRASGILPWSKSPKVQRKSKLDNDADLHVSPPSAPVIFKAPEQNGDDSPSRVSIEHKLADESVDGNLRVGENVSRASNSSDVPRRATGNLLWSKSPKIQHESELDDDDDMNLVSNLPFTSELLNVPSQDRHKLLSSDNQQLHNVDREDPLLGEDLTCLYNLSDGPSKEGDTSPSSLAVNHPNHLNGLGNENSNGISEGSAQTLDISGAPHKECGKHSWFTMSHDKTAEDTYMKKPHNLTTTEIEAGDADGEHEETCGAFSDAVTSEPGDISKNCGVDDLNSVDVLNPQIPEIANDIQPLESGKVEISCSKQENYDEVSSMTKFEEKDSVVPSELLYASASTGSITSQHLESLAKEAILSDETEHKIDKSDVTDETASLAALAYKEDIDDLDSSLDQKRFSEESVCLIGHSSQNELETDLPDGHVESKFEIQIADSPDSNSFVHDASNYHHPEPEVLDTLSDNKLSFDAENMLESNTASSQSPLSLDTEQVSSQRKNVVDSTEDASSLQTISLEEGKHELKDDQLNEELLDDDESPLMEQMQPSSHVDRALDASSLSLLPNLPSQDAVPDVIAHSSNQDPQPLLTDNCAEERAESAIHEHDKMEVLDNGESKSEPLALLAQPQQVDSFDLEQSAEASSIASPTFSPSQTSFPELLSQSNQDSLTSLPTHHSDRKEDEIPCKEPDEEKLIDEGVAKEELLPQFEEARLSNHADIVGAVSASSIPFMANVPCQTSVSNPLPLSSHNVNPFEHGNTMISTSPGFVLLPGDQIDLAEMPPLPPLPPIQWRMGKLHSSPDLEEELTQHHIGANSSSLPPRTDQNAQPVNRNMALSAVATESTALSCGNSRVRFIDPGDKHSVKPHFPLPGQYHEVQQSTLHAMRGGETQPVNSISDVTSLDKPSTDALGSSEELIQPLSRVAPEFLLDEQGSDHLEQHMPVTDGIKPKAAPINTGLTDASESLCLEPSQPQSQSQSQSQHHPLHLLAPETSLNRSNLEETPTRLEKNVVAHGTFIPSFTENAKPDHNIPPTEAEIIWPAVEEGNTNGVRMVKLQRPRTPLIDDLAVHDKSKLRKVTERVRPEIQKDDERDSLLEQIRKKSFNLKPTVATRPSIQGPQTNLRVAAILEKAKTIRQAFAGSDEEDDEDSWSDS encoded by the exons TTGTGATGGACTCATATGAAGAATGCAGAGGTCCACCTCGCTTATTCCTTCTAGACAA GTTTGATGTTGCTGGAGCTGGAGCATGTCTGAAACGTTATACTGACCCTTCATCTTTTAAAGTGGAGACATCCTCTTATACATTCACAACTTCAGATGTTCAGAGGGAAAAGAAAACTCGCAAGTCAaag AAGAGAGGTTCTCGCTGGAGGAATGGGGAGACACCTGAGGTGTTGCCTACATCACATGCCAA ACTTCATCAGCTTTTCTTGGAGGAACGCATTGAAAATGGTATAAATGTTCCTGCACATCGTGTGAAGCTGAAAAGAAAGCTGAATGGATTTCCATTTGACCCAAAAACTGGAAAGAGCTATATGAACAAGTTCTTGGAGGCTACTTTGCCAGAGCATAGAGTAGTCCATGAAATTGGTATCGATTCATCACCTTTGAGATTGACATCAACTGATGCTTATGAAACTTCGATGGACACTGAAGATATTAGACCACCGAGTCCTGATAAAGAGGTGATGCGGAGGATCAAGAGTGCATCTTCATCTCCTTCTCCACCACAAAGTGAAGAGAGCAATGCTCTAAAAACATGCTTGGATGAAGTCGTTGAGGATCTCTACCACGATCAAATTCGAGAAATTTCCAGACCAAACCAGACTTTGCAATCAACTGATTTATTGCCATCTACTCATAGCATAGTTGATGAAAAGGAAATAGCAATGGATGGAGAAAGCCGAACAGAAGGAAGTGTTGGTTGTGAGTCTGATGATGTTGCAAGTGAAATAGATAATTATGTAGATGCCCTAACCACAATGGAGTCAGAATTAGAAACAGACTCCGAGCAGAGAGCCAGAAGGGATTTGCACTTTTTGAACAGCAAAAATGAAGTGTTACGTCTGTCTTCTAGCAGTGAGAAGCTTCAAACTCAATCTTCAGATTCTCACTCAATGGGGAACTCTACATTATCTGATGATGGGAATAGTTATTCTAAGAAGGAAATATCTAGTTTTTCTTGTTCTGATTCCCCTAGCACTTCTGTTGAAAGTGTCCTTTTGGAGAGCGAAATTTCTAGCAAGGAAGCAAAGACATCTGACATTTCATATGATCGGCAATCTGTTAATGAGGAGACTCAATTGCCCCAGCCTCCAGAACATGGTGATTATGATAAAAGATGCATTATGGTAGCTAGGGAACACAGTGGCAGTTGCGACTCTG TTGCAGGGATGAGAGCTGAAACAAATGAAGAGTTTGTCGCCCATGGCAAGAGTGAAAACCCTTTAGCTAGCATTGCAGAAGATGCAGCAGATTTGCATGTCAGTCCACCCTGTGCTCCTATTATCTTTAATGCGCCAGAACGGAATGGAGATGATTCACCATCTAGAGCATCCATTGAAGACAAGCTAGCAGATGATTCGATTGATGGAAATTTGAGTGTAGGTGAGAATGTGTCTTGTGCATCAAATCCTTCTGATGTTCCTCGCCGCGCCAGCGGTATCTTGCCGTGGTCAAAATCTCCTAAAGTCCAGCGCAAAAGCAAGTTAGATAATGATGCAGATTTGCATGTCAGTCCACCCTCTGCTCCTGTTATCTTCAAGGCACCAGAACAGAACGGAGATGATTCTCCATCTAGAGTATCCATTGAACACAAGCTAGCAGATGAATCGGTTGATGGAAATTTGCGTGTAGGTGAGAATGTGTCTCGTGCATCAAATTCTTCTGATGTTCCTCGCCGCGCCACCGGTAACTTGCTGTGGTCAAAATCTCCTAAAATCCAGCATGAAAGCGagttagatgatgatgatgatatgaaTCTGGTTAGTAATCTTCCCTTTACTTCTGAGCTCCTAAATGTTCCTTCTCAAGACAGGCATAAATTGTTGTCTTCTGATAATCAGCAGTTGCACAATGTGGACCGTGAGGATCCATTATTGGGTGAAGATCTAACCTGCTTATATAATCTTTCTGATGGTCCATCAAAAGAAGGTGACACCTCACCTTCATCGTTGGCTGTAAACCATCCAAATCATCTGAATGGTTTAGGCAATGAGAATTCAAATGGTATTTCTGAGGGTTCAGCTCAAACGCTGGATATATCGGGTGCTCCTCACAAAGAATGTGGCAAACACTCATGGTTTACCATGTCTCATGATAAAACTGCTGAAGATACATACATGAAAAAGCCACATAACCTGACCACCACAGAGATTGAAGCTGGTGATGCAGATGGAGAGCATGAAGAAACGTGTGGGGCATTCAGTGATGCAGTTACATCTGAGCCGGGAGACATCAGTAAGAACTGTGGAGTAGATGACCTCAATTCGGTTGATGTGCTGAACCCTCAGATTCCAGAAATTGCAAATGATATTCAGCCCCTTGAATCTGGAAAAGTGGAGATTTCATGTTCTAAGCAGGAAAATTATGATGAAGTATCAAGTATGACGAAATTTGAGGAAAAAGATAGTGTTGTCCCCAGTGAGCTTTTGTATGCAAGTGCATCTACTGGTTCAATTACCTCTCAACATCTCGAATCATTGGCCAAAGAAGCAATACTCTCAGATGAGACAGAACATAAGATAGATAAATCTGATGTCACAGATGAGACTGCTTCTCTTGCTGCCTTGGcttataaagaagatattgatgATCTAGACTCGTCTTTAGATCAGAAAAGGTTTTCAGAAGAATCTGTTTGCTTAATTGGACATTCCAGCCAGAATGAATTGGAAACTGATCTACCTGATGGCCATGTAGAATCAAAGTTCGAGATACAGATAGCCGATTCCCCAGATTCTAATTCCTTCGTGCATGATGCATCCAACTATCATCATCCCGAGCCAGAGGTTCTTGACACTCTTTCTGACAACAAACTTTCTTTTGATGCTGAAAACATGTTGGAATCAAACACTGCTTCCAGTCAGTCACCATTAAGCTTGGATACTGAACAAGTATCCTCCCAAAGGAAGAATGTTGTTGATTCCACTGAAGATGCTTCATCATTGCAAACTATTTCTCTTGAAGAAGGAAAGCATGAATTAAAAGATGATCAACTCAATGAGGAATTACTGGACGATGATGAATCACCTCTCATGGAGCAAATGCAGCCTTCAAGTCATGTTGACCGAGCATTGGATGCTTCTTCCCTATCTTTGCTGCCAAACCTTCCAAGTCAAGATGCAGTGCCAGATGTTATAGCCCACAGCAGCAATCAAGATCCTCAACCCTTGCTAACTGATAACTGTGCAGAAGAGAGGGCTGAGTCAGCAATCCACGAGCATGATAAAATGGAGGTGCTGGATAATGGTGAGTCGAAATCAGAGCCATTAGCTCTGTTAGCCCAGCCACAACAGGTGGATTCATTTGACCTTGAACAATCTGCTGAAGCTTCTTCAATTGCTTCACCAACATTTAGTCCCAGTCAAACTTCATTTCCAGAGCTTTTATCACAGAGCAATCAAGACAGTTTGACATCTTTGCCAACCCACCACTCTGACAGAAAAGAGGACGAGATACCGTGTAAAGAACCAGATGAAGAGAAATTGATAGATGAAGGTGTTGCTAAAGAGGAGCTGTTACCTCAGTTTGAAGAGGCACGCCTCTCCAATCATGCTGATATAGTTGGAGCCGTCAGTGCTTCTTCTATACCATTTATGGCAAATGTTCCTTGTCAAACTTCAGTTTCAAATCCCTTACCTCTTAGCAGCCATAATGTCAATCCTTTTGAACACGGGAATACAATGATTTCTACCTCTCCTGGCTTTGTCCTGCTTCCTGGTGACCAGATCGATCTGGCGGAAATGCCCCCATTGCCTCCTCTTCCTCCAATTCAATGGAGGATGGGAAAATTACATTCTTCCCCTGATTTGGAGGAGGAGCTAACACAGCATCATATAGGTGCCAATTCATCAAGTCTGCCACCTAGGACTGATCAGAATGCTCAACCTGTGAATCGAAACATGGCACTGTCAGCTGTAGCTACAGAGAGTACAGCTCTCAGTTGTGGAAACAGTAGAGTTAGGTTTATTGATCCAGGTGATAAACACTCTGTAAAGCCTCACTTCCCATTGCCAGGTCAATATCATGAGGTGCAGCAGTCTACTTTGCATGCCATGAGAGGAGGGGAAACACAGCCTGTTAATTCTATCTCAGATGTAACTTCTCTGGATAAACCTTCTACTGATGCTTTGGGTTCAAGTGAAGAACTTATCCAACCACTGAGTCGAGTTGCTCCAGAATTTCTTTTAGACGAACAAGGCTCTGATCATTTGGAACAACATATGCCAGTAACTGATGGAATAAAACCAAAAGCAGCTCCTATAAATACAGGGCTTACAGACGCTTCTGAGTCATTATGCCTTGAACCATCTCAGCCCCAGTCCCAGTCCCAGTCCCAGTCCCAGCATCATCCCCTCCATCTGTTAGCACCGGAGACTAGCTTAAACAGATCCAATCTTGAAGAAACCCCTACGAGATTGGAGAAAAATGTGGTGGCTCACGGCACATTTATTCCATCATTTACAGAAAATGCAAAGCCTGATCACAATATTCCACCTACAGAGGCGGAAATTATTTGGCCAGCTGTGGAGGAAGGAAACACTAATGGGGTCCGCATGGTGAAACTACAAAGACCACGGACTCCACTAATTGACGATCTTGCTGTGCATGACAAAAGCAAA TTGAGAAAGGTAACAGAGCGGGTTAGGCCTGAAATACAGAAGGATGATGAAAGAGATTCTCTCTTGgaacaaataaggaaaaag TCATTCAATTTGAAACCTACAGTTGCAACAAGACCTAGTATTCAGGGTCCTCAAACTAATCTGAGAGTTGCTGCCATTTTGGAGAAAGCAAAAACAATTCGTCAG GCCTTTGCTGGAagtgatgaagaagatgatgaggatTCTTGGAGTGATTCATGA
- the LOC107790712 gene encoding uncharacterized protein LOC107790712 isoform X3 yields the protein MPLNRYQIRNEYSLADPELYKAADKDDPEALLEGVAMAGLVGVLRQLGDLAEFAAEIFHDLHEEVMATAARGHSLTVRVQQLEAEFPLIERAFLSQTNHSSFFYNAGTDWHPNLRIDQNMVTSGDLPRFVMDSYEECRGPPRLFLLDKFDVAGAGACLKRYTDPSSFKVETSSYTFTTSDVQREKKTRKSKKRGSRWRNGETPEVLPTSHAKLHQLFLEERIENGINVPAHRVKLKRKLNGFPFDPKTGKSYMNKFLEATLPEHRVVHEIGIDSSPLRLTSTDAYETSMDTEDIRPPSPDKEVMRRIKSASSSPSPPQSEESNALKTCLDEVVEDLYHDQIREISRPNQTLQSTDLLPSTHSIVDEKEIAMDGESRTEGSVGCESDDVASEIDNYVDALTTMESELETDSEQRARRDLHFLNSKNEVLRLSSSSEKLQTQSSDSHSMGNSTLSDDGNSYSKKEISSFSCSDSPSTSVESVLLESEISSKEAKTSDISYDRQSVNEETQLPQPPEHGDYDKRCIMVAREHSGSCDSVAGMRAETNEEFVAHGKSENPLASIAEDAADLHVSPPCAPIIFNAPERNGDDSPSRASIEDKLADDSIDGNLSVGENVSCASNPSDVPRRASGILPWSKSPKVQRKSKLDNDADLHVSPPSAPVIFKAPEQNGDDSPSRVSIEHKLADESVDGNLRVGENVSRASNSSDVPRRATGNLLWSKSPKIQHESELDDDDDMNLQLHNVDREDPLLGEDLTCLYNLSDGPSKEGDTSPSSLAVNHPNHLNGLGNENSNGISEGSAQTLDISGAPHKECGKHSWFTMSHDKTAEDTYMKKPHNLTTTEIEAGDADGEHEETCGAFSDAVTSEPGDISKNCGVDDLNSVDVLNPQIPEIANDIQPLESGKVEISCSKQENYDEVSSMTKFEEKDSVVPSELLYASASTGSITSQHLESLAKEAILSDETEHKIDKSDVTDETASLAALAYKEDIDDLDSSLDQKRFSEESVCLIGHSSQNELETDLPDGHVESKFEIQIADSPDSNSFVHDASNYHHPEPEVLDTLSDNKLSFDAENMLESNTASSQSPLSLDTEQVSSQRKNVVDSTEDASSLQTISLEEGKHELKDDQLNEELLDDDESPLMEQMQPSSHVDRALDASSLSLLPNLPSQDAVPDVIAHSSNQDPQPLLTDNCAEERAESAIHEHDKMEVLDNGESKSEPLALLAQPQQVDSFDLEQSAEASSIASPTFSPSQTSFPELLSQSNQDSLTSLPTHHSDRKEDEIPCKEPDEEKLIDEGVAKEELLPQFEEARLSNHADIVGAVSASSIPFMANVPCQTSVSNPLPLSSHNVNPFEHGNTMISTSPGFVLLPGDQIDLAEMPPLPPLPPIQWRMGKLHSSPDLEEELTQHHIGANSSSLPPRTDQNAQPVNRNMALSAVATESTALSCGNSRVRFIDPGDKHSVKPHFPLPGQYHEVQQSTLHAMRGGETQPVNSISDVTSLDKPSTDALGSSEELIQPLSRVAPEFLLDEQGSDHLEQHMPVTDGIKPKAAPINTGLTDASESLCLEPSQPQSQSQSQSQHHPLHLLAPETSLNRSNLEETPTRLEKNVVAHGTFIPSFTENAKPDHNIPPTEAEIIWPAVEEGNTNGVRMVKLQRPRTPLIDDLAVHDKSKLRKVTERVRPEIQKDDERDSLLEQIRKKSFNLKPTVATRPSIQGPQTNLRVAAILEKAKTIRQAFAGSDEEDDEDSWSDS from the exons TTGTGATGGACTCATATGAAGAATGCAGAGGTCCACCTCGCTTATTCCTTCTAGACAA GTTTGATGTTGCTGGAGCTGGAGCATGTCTGAAACGTTATACTGACCCTTCATCTTTTAAAGTGGAGACATCCTCTTATACATTCACAACTTCAGATGTTCAGAGGGAAAAGAAAACTCGCAAGTCAaag AAGAGAGGTTCTCGCTGGAGGAATGGGGAGACACCTGAGGTGTTGCCTACATCACATGCCAA ACTTCATCAGCTTTTCTTGGAGGAACGCATTGAAAATGGTATAAATGTTCCTGCACATCGTGTGAAGCTGAAAAGAAAGCTGAATGGATTTCCATTTGACCCAAAAACTGGAAAGAGCTATATGAACAAGTTCTTGGAGGCTACTTTGCCAGAGCATAGAGTAGTCCATGAAATTGGTATCGATTCATCACCTTTGAGATTGACATCAACTGATGCTTATGAAACTTCGATGGACACTGAAGATATTAGACCACCGAGTCCTGATAAAGAGGTGATGCGGAGGATCAAGAGTGCATCTTCATCTCCTTCTCCACCACAAAGTGAAGAGAGCAATGCTCTAAAAACATGCTTGGATGAAGTCGTTGAGGATCTCTACCACGATCAAATTCGAGAAATTTCCAGACCAAACCAGACTTTGCAATCAACTGATTTATTGCCATCTACTCATAGCATAGTTGATGAAAAGGAAATAGCAATGGATGGAGAAAGCCGAACAGAAGGAAGTGTTGGTTGTGAGTCTGATGATGTTGCAAGTGAAATAGATAATTATGTAGATGCCCTAACCACAATGGAGTCAGAATTAGAAACAGACTCCGAGCAGAGAGCCAGAAGGGATTTGCACTTTTTGAACAGCAAAAATGAAGTGTTACGTCTGTCTTCTAGCAGTGAGAAGCTTCAAACTCAATCTTCAGATTCTCACTCAATGGGGAACTCTACATTATCTGATGATGGGAATAGTTATTCTAAGAAGGAAATATCTAGTTTTTCTTGTTCTGATTCCCCTAGCACTTCTGTTGAAAGTGTCCTTTTGGAGAGCGAAATTTCTAGCAAGGAAGCAAAGACATCTGACATTTCATATGATCGGCAATCTGTTAATGAGGAGACTCAATTGCCCCAGCCTCCAGAACATGGTGATTATGATAAAAGATGCATTATGGTAGCTAGGGAACACAGTGGCAGTTGCGACTCTG TTGCAGGGATGAGAGCTGAAACAAATGAAGAGTTTGTCGCCCATGGCAAGAGTGAAAACCCTTTAGCTAGCATTGCAGAAGATGCAGCAGATTTGCATGTCAGTCCACCCTGTGCTCCTATTATCTTTAATGCGCCAGAACGGAATGGAGATGATTCACCATCTAGAGCATCCATTGAAGACAAGCTAGCAGATGATTCGATTGATGGAAATTTGAGTGTAGGTGAGAATGTGTCTTGTGCATCAAATCCTTCTGATGTTCCTCGCCGCGCCAGCGGTATCTTGCCGTGGTCAAAATCTCCTAAAGTCCAGCGCAAAAGCAAGTTAGATAATGATGCAGATTTGCATGTCAGTCCACCCTCTGCTCCTGTTATCTTCAAGGCACCAGAACAGAACGGAGATGATTCTCCATCTAGAGTATCCATTGAACACAAGCTAGCAGATGAATCGGTTGATGGAAATTTGCGTGTAGGTGAGAATGTGTCTCGTGCATCAAATTCTTCTGATGTTCCTCGCCGCGCCACCGGTAACTTGCTGTGGTCAAAATCTCCTAAAATCCAGCATGAAAGCGagttagatgatgatgatgatatgaaTCTG CAGTTGCACAATGTGGACCGTGAGGATCCATTATTGGGTGAAGATCTAACCTGCTTATATAATCTTTCTGATGGTCCATCAAAAGAAGGTGACACCTCACCTTCATCGTTGGCTGTAAACCATCCAAATCATCTGAATGGTTTAGGCAATGAGAATTCAAATGGTATTTCTGAGGGTTCAGCTCAAACGCTGGATATATCGGGTGCTCCTCACAAAGAATGTGGCAAACACTCATGGTTTACCATGTCTCATGATAAAACTGCTGAAGATACATACATGAAAAAGCCACATAACCTGACCACCACAGAGATTGAAGCTGGTGATGCAGATGGAGAGCATGAAGAAACGTGTGGGGCATTCAGTGATGCAGTTACATCTGAGCCGGGAGACATCAGTAAGAACTGTGGAGTAGATGACCTCAATTCGGTTGATGTGCTGAACCCTCAGATTCCAGAAATTGCAAATGATATTCAGCCCCTTGAATCTGGAAAAGTGGAGATTTCATGTTCTAAGCAGGAAAATTATGATGAAGTATCAAGTATGACGAAATTTGAGGAAAAAGATAGTGTTGTCCCCAGTGAGCTTTTGTATGCAAGTGCATCTACTGGTTCAATTACCTCTCAACATCTCGAATCATTGGCCAAAGAAGCAATACTCTCAGATGAGACAGAACATAAGATAGATAAATCTGATGTCACAGATGAGACTGCTTCTCTTGCTGCCTTGGcttataaagaagatattgatgATCTAGACTCGTCTTTAGATCAGAAAAGGTTTTCAGAAGAATCTGTTTGCTTAATTGGACATTCCAGCCAGAATGAATTGGAAACTGATCTACCTGATGGCCATGTAGAATCAAAGTTCGAGATACAGATAGCCGATTCCCCAGATTCTAATTCCTTCGTGCATGATGCATCCAACTATCATCATCCCGAGCCAGAGGTTCTTGACACTCTTTCTGACAACAAACTTTCTTTTGATGCTGAAAACATGTTGGAATCAAACACTGCTTCCAGTCAGTCACCATTAAGCTTGGATACTGAACAAGTATCCTCCCAAAGGAAGAATGTTGTTGATTCCACTGAAGATGCTTCATCATTGCAAACTATTTCTCTTGAAGAAGGAAAGCATGAATTAAAAGATGATCAACTCAATGAGGAATTACTGGACGATGATGAATCACCTCTCATGGAGCAAATGCAGCCTTCAAGTCATGTTGACCGAGCATTGGATGCTTCTTCCCTATCTTTGCTGCCAAACCTTCCAAGTCAAGATGCAGTGCCAGATGTTATAGCCCACAGCAGCAATCAAGATCCTCAACCCTTGCTAACTGATAACTGTGCAGAAGAGAGGGCTGAGTCAGCAATCCACGAGCATGATAAAATGGAGGTGCTGGATAATGGTGAGTCGAAATCAGAGCCATTAGCTCTGTTAGCCCAGCCACAACAGGTGGATTCATTTGACCTTGAACAATCTGCTGAAGCTTCTTCAATTGCTTCACCAACATTTAGTCCCAGTCAAACTTCATTTCCAGAGCTTTTATCACAGAGCAATCAAGACAGTTTGACATCTTTGCCAACCCACCACTCTGACAGAAAAGAGGACGAGATACCGTGTAAAGAACCAGATGAAGAGAAATTGATAGATGAAGGTGTTGCTAAAGAGGAGCTGTTACCTCAGTTTGAAGAGGCACGCCTCTCCAATCATGCTGATATAGTTGGAGCCGTCAGTGCTTCTTCTATACCATTTATGGCAAATGTTCCTTGTCAAACTTCAGTTTCAAATCCCTTACCTCTTAGCAGCCATAATGTCAATCCTTTTGAACACGGGAATACAATGATTTCTACCTCTCCTGGCTTTGTCCTGCTTCCTGGTGACCAGATCGATCTGGCGGAAATGCCCCCATTGCCTCCTCTTCCTCCAATTCAATGGAGGATGGGAAAATTACATTCTTCCCCTGATTTGGAGGAGGAGCTAACACAGCATCATATAGGTGCCAATTCATCAAGTCTGCCACCTAGGACTGATCAGAATGCTCAACCTGTGAATCGAAACATGGCACTGTCAGCTGTAGCTACAGAGAGTACAGCTCTCAGTTGTGGAAACAGTAGAGTTAGGTTTATTGATCCAGGTGATAAACACTCTGTAAAGCCTCACTTCCCATTGCCAGGTCAATATCATGAGGTGCAGCAGTCTACTTTGCATGCCATGAGAGGAGGGGAAACACAGCCTGTTAATTCTATCTCAGATGTAACTTCTCTGGATAAACCTTCTACTGATGCTTTGGGTTCAAGTGAAGAACTTATCCAACCACTGAGTCGAGTTGCTCCAGAATTTCTTTTAGACGAACAAGGCTCTGATCATTTGGAACAACATATGCCAGTAACTGATGGAATAAAACCAAAAGCAGCTCCTATAAATACAGGGCTTACAGACGCTTCTGAGTCATTATGCCTTGAACCATCTCAGCCCCAGTCCCAGTCCCAGTCCCAGTCCCAGCATCATCCCCTCCATCTGTTAGCACCGGAGACTAGCTTAAACAGATCCAATCTTGAAGAAACCCCTACGAGATTGGAGAAAAATGTGGTGGCTCACGGCACATTTATTCCATCATTTACAGAAAATGCAAAGCCTGATCACAATATTCCACCTACAGAGGCGGAAATTATTTGGCCAGCTGTGGAGGAAGGAAACACTAATGGGGTCCGCATGGTGAAACTACAAAGACCACGGACTCCACTAATTGACGATCTTGCTGTGCATGACAAAAGCAAA TTGAGAAAGGTAACAGAGCGGGTTAGGCCTGAAATACAGAAGGATGATGAAAGAGATTCTCTCTTGgaacaaataaggaaaaag TCATTCAATTTGAAACCTACAGTTGCAACAAGACCTAGTATTCAGGGTCCTCAAACTAATCTGAGAGTTGCTGCCATTTTGGAGAAAGCAAAAACAATTCGTCAG GCCTTTGCTGGAagtgatgaagaagatgatgaggatTCTTGGAGTGATTCATGA